The Arvicanthis niloticus isolate mArvNil1 chromosome 2, mArvNil1.pat.X, whole genome shotgun sequence genome includes a window with the following:
- the Fam163b gene encoding protein FAM163B gives MTAGTVVITGGILATVILLCIIAVLCYCRLQYYCCKKDESEEDEEEPDFAVHSHLPPLHSNRNLVLTNGPALYPAATTSFSQKSPQARALCRSCSHYEPPTFFLQEPEDDDFEGVRNGGGRVAYKSISQEDVELPSASASFGGLQALNPNRLSAMREAFSRSRSVSTDV, from the exons ATGACAGCCGGAACTGTGGTCATCACTGGGGGCATCTTGGCAACTGTGATTCTGCTCTGTATCATCGCTGTTCTGTGCTACTGTCGGCTTCAG TATTACTGCTGCAAGAAGGACGAAtccgaggaggacgaggaggaacCCGACTTTGCCGTGCACTCCCACCTGCCGCCCCTGCATTCCAACCGCAACCTCGTGTTGACCAACGGGCCTGCTCTCTACCCAGCTGCCACCACCTCTTTCAGCCAAAAGTCCCCACAGGCTCGTGCCCTCTGCCGCAGCTGCTCCCACTACGAGCCACCCACCTTCTTCCTGCAGGAGCCAGAGGACGACGACTTTGAGGGTGTGCGCAACGGCGGGGGCCGTGTGGCCTACAAAAGCATCAGCCAGGAAGATGTGGAGCTGCCGTCTGCATCTGCGAGCTTTGGAGGCCTGCAGGCGCTCAACCCCAACCGCCTTTCTGCCATGCGAGAGGCCTTTTCCCGGAGCCGCAGTGTAAGCACGGATGTGTGA